The following are from one region of the Cloacibacterium sp. TD35 genome:
- a CDS encoding helix-turn-helix domain-containing protein, whose translation MNSESDFIKTVFGLKLRQQRQKRNWSLQDLADKTKLSKSYLNEIENGKKYPKHDKIIQLADVLNCKFDDLVSTKLDKNLAPFSEILQSDFFKEIPLELFGINKNTLINIISEAPKKVTAFINTLIEISQNYNLGKERFYFAVVRSFQELYDNHFPDIEEKAKNFADENQLKLGKNIDIKHLEKILLDVFDYEIKSEDFEQYGTLNHLRSLYVPEKKLLILNRLLDENQKTFILAKEIGFQVLELNPRPNTYSWLDFTSFEELLSNFYASYFAGCILIPKDELIEKTEEFFDEPDFDSQKFDELIAHFTNSPETFYYRLTNLLSAEFGIKDLFYLCFVKKKNTDKVQILKELHLNQQQAPHGNATNEHYCRRWVAIKNLKELQENETATSAQISHYKDSGLSYLVISTSHRNPFSDGTNRSYCLGILLNSNSLKKIKFAKNDSIKSEDVGVTCETCSISDCEVRKAPPTRLEKEHFNESMKKAIAKIRKEVL comes from the coding sequence ATGAACAGCGAAAGTGATTTTATCAAAACCGTTTTTGGTTTAAAACTGAGACAACAGAGACAAAAAAGAAATTGGTCACTGCAAGATTTGGCAGACAAAACCAAACTTTCAAAATCTTATCTTAATGAAATAGAAAACGGAAAAAAATATCCTAAACATGATAAAATCATTCAGTTAGCTGATGTACTGAATTGCAAATTTGACGATTTAGTCTCTACCAAACTGGACAAAAACCTTGCTCCTTTTAGTGAAATTTTACAAAGCGATTTCTTCAAAGAAATTCCGCTAGAACTTTTTGGAATCAATAAAAATACACTCATTAATATCATCAGTGAAGCTCCTAAAAAAGTAACTGCATTTATCAACACTTTGATTGAAATTTCCCAAAATTACAATCTCGGAAAAGAGCGTTTTTACTTCGCTGTGGTCAGAAGTTTTCAAGAATTATACGACAATCATTTTCCAGATATTGAAGAAAAAGCCAAAAATTTCGCTGATGAAAATCAATTAAAGCTCGGAAAAAACATTGATATTAAACATTTAGAAAAAATTCTACTTGATGTTTTCGATTATGAAATAAAATCCGAAGATTTTGAGCAATATGGAACTTTAAATCATCTTCGTTCGCTTTACGTTCCTGAAAAAAAATTATTGATTCTCAATCGTTTACTTGATGAGAATCAAAAAACCTTCATTCTTGCTAAAGAAATTGGCTTTCAAGTTTTAGAACTCAATCCAAGACCAAATACTTATTCCTGGTTAGACTTCACCAGTTTCGAAGAATTATTGAGTAATTTCTACGCTTCATATTTTGCAGGTTGTATTCTGATACCAAAAGATGAATTGATCGAAAAAACAGAAGAATTCTTTGACGAACCAGACTTTGATTCTCAAAAATTCGATGAATTAATTGCCCATTTCACCAATTCTCCTGAGACTTTTTATTATCGCTTAACCAATTTACTTTCAGCCGAATTCGGGATAAAAGATTTATTTTATTTGTGTTTCGTCAAAAAGAAAAACACTGACAAGGTGCAAATTCTGAAAGAATTACACTTGAATCAACAACAAGCTCCTCACGGAAACGCTACCAACGAACATTACTGCAGACGCTGGGTTGCAATTAAAAATTTAAAAGAATTGCAAGAAAATGAAACCGCAACTTCTGCACAAATTTCTCATTACAAAGATTCTGGATTGAGCTATCTGGTAATTTCTACTTCGCACAGAAACCCATTTTCAGACGGAACCAACAGAAGTTACTGCTTGGGAATTTTACTGAATTCTAATTCCTTGAAAAAAATAAAATTTGCAAAAAACGACAGCATTAAATCTGAAGACGTAGGCGTTACTTGCGAAACATGCAGCATCTCTGACTGCGAAGTAAGAAAAGCACCACCAACCCGATTAGAAAAAGAACACTTCAACGAAAGCATGAAAAAAGCGATTGCTAAAATCAGAAAAGAAGTGCTCTAA
- a CDS encoding putative DNA modification/repair radical SAM protein: protein MNLDRIKEKLEILADAAKYDVSCSSSGGNRKNKGGLGNSHTAGICHSFTEDGRCISLLKILLTNHCIYDCLYCVSRKSNDIKRAAFTVEEVVDLTMNFYRRNYIEGLFLSSGIFKNADFTMERLVRIAQKLREEHNFNGYIHLKTIPGASDELIREAGLYADRLSINLEIPTESGLKLLAPEKSHQDMIKPMGFIKNALTVYQEERKIFRKVPKFAPAGQSTQMIVGATNETDLKIIHVAKHFYQNYNMKRVYYSGYVPVLEDKNLPSIHAQVPMQRENRLYQADWLMRFYGFDANEILDKNHPFLDLEVDPKLAWALRNREKFPVNINTAPKEMLLRIPGVGVTSVNKILMARKFQKLNLEHLKKMGVAINRAKYFIEFESQNIFSRLIDEQNFRQIIVNGMKSKWQNPFSEQLSLF, encoded by the coding sequence ATGAATTTAGACAGAATAAAAGAAAAATTAGAAATCCTTGCAGACGCCGCTAAATACGACGTTTCCTGCTCTTCGAGTGGTGGAAATCGTAAAAACAAAGGCGGATTAGGCAATAGTCATACTGCGGGAATTTGTCACTCCTTTACAGAAGATGGCAGATGTATTTCTTTGCTCAAAATTCTCTTAACCAATCATTGCATTTACGACTGTTTATATTGCGTTTCCAGAAAATCAAACGACATAAAACGGGCTGCTTTCACGGTAGAAGAAGTGGTAGACCTCACGATGAATTTCTACCGCAGAAATTATATTGAGGGCTTATTTTTAAGTTCTGGAATTTTTAAAAATGCAGATTTCACTATGGAACGATTGGTGAGAATTGCCCAAAAATTGAGAGAAGAACATAACTTCAATGGCTACATTCACCTAAAAACCATTCCTGGAGCAAGTGATGAACTAATTAGAGAAGCGGGTTTATACGCAGACAGACTTTCCATCAATTTGGAAATTCCTACAGAATCTGGTTTAAAACTTCTCGCTCCCGAAAAATCTCATCAAGACATGATAAAACCGATGGGTTTTATTAAAAATGCTTTAACGGTTTATCAAGAAGAAAGAAAAATTTTTAGAAAAGTTCCCAAATTCGCTCCAGCTGGTCAATCTACCCAAATGATTGTGGGTGCAACCAACGAAACTGACCTGAAAATCATTCATGTAGCCAAACATTTTTATCAAAATTACAACATGAAACGGGTGTATTATTCTGGTTACGTTCCTGTTTTAGAAGATAAAAATTTACCTTCCATTCATGCTCAAGTTCCGATGCAAAGGGAAAACCGGCTGTATCAAGCAGATTGGCTGATGCGTTTTTATGGTTTTGATGCCAATGAAATTTTAGATAAAAATCATCCGTTTCTAGATTTAGAAGTAGACCCAAAATTAGCTTGGGCACTTAGAAACAGAGAAAAGTTCCCAGTAAATATCAATACTGCACCGAAAGAAATGCTACTAAGGATTCCTGGAGTGGGTGTAACTTCTGTAAATAAAATTCTGATGGCGAGAAAATTTCAGAAATTGAATTTAGAACACCTCAAAAAAATGGGCGTTGCAATCAACAGAGCCAAATACTTTATAGAATTTGAAAGTCAAAATATTTTCAGCCGATTAATTGATGAGCAAAATTTCAGACAAATCATTGTAAATGGCATGAAATCTAAATGGCAAAATCCGTTTTCGGAGCAGTTAAGTTTGTTTTAA
- a CDS encoding TIGR03915 family putative DNA repair protein: MTTLIYDSTFEGLMTAVFEVFEYKYDTVEIVAQQNYSQENFFAETHEVITDFTKSDRVLKKLEENLGKQGISQLMMVYLSERKDLERLILSVIRHSIKHPKQNILQDFGNEDILEISKICRSVSRERHRMLAFVRFELLQDEVYFAKIEPDFNVLPLIRKHFKERYADQKWMIFDLKRHYGIFYDLKEVHFFTTDSSQMQNFRNSEQFHHDEEKKYQKLWQRYFVKTGIPERKNMKLHIQWVPKRYWKYLTEKF; this comes from the coding sequence ATGACTACATTAATATATGATTCCACTTTTGAAGGATTAATGACCGCTGTATTTGAAGTTTTCGAGTACAAATATGATACTGTGGAAATTGTTGCTCAACAAAATTACAGTCAAGAAAATTTCTTCGCAGAAACACATGAGGTGATTACTGATTTTACCAAATCTGACCGAGTTCTGAAAAAATTGGAAGAAAACCTAGGAAAGCAAGGCATTTCTCAACTCATGATGGTTTATTTGTCGGAGAGAAAAGACTTGGAACGATTAATTTTGAGTGTAATTCGACACTCCATAAAACATCCAAAACAAAATATTTTACAAGATTTTGGGAATGAAGATATTTTAGAAATTTCTAAAATATGCAGAAGCGTGAGCAGAGAACGACACAGAATGCTGGCTTTTGTACGTTTTGAATTATTACAAGACGAAGTTTATTTTGCCAAAATAGAACCTGATTTTAATGTTTTACCACTTATCAGAAAACATTTTAAAGAAAGATACGCTGACCAAAAATGGATGATTTTCGATTTGAAAAGGCATTATGGAATTTTTTACGATTTAAAAGAAGTTCATTTTTTCACGACTGATTCTTCTCAAATGCAAAATTTCAGAAACTCTGAGCAGTTCCATCACGATGAAGAGAAAAAATACCAAAAACTTTGGCAACGTTACTTTGTAAAAACTGGAATTCCTGAACGAAAAAACATGAAACTTCATATTCAGTGGGTTCCGAAACGCTATTGGAAATATCTGACGGAGAAGTTTTAA
- a CDS encoding YceI family protein — protein MATKWNLDTTHSEITFKVRHMMISNVKGAFNTFTAEVEAEDDTFKNAKVSATIQTDSIDTNNDDRDAHLKSADFFNAEQNPTITFESSSLADDVTGHLTINGVTKPVQLEVEFGGINQDPWGNTKAGFTFEGKIKRSDFGLNWNAALETGGVLVSDDVKIAGELQFVKG, from the coding sequence ATGGCAACAAAATGGAACTTAGACACTACACACAGTGAAATCACTTTCAAAGTAAGACACATGATGATTTCTAACGTAAAAGGAGCGTTTAACACTTTTACTGCAGAAGTAGAAGCAGAAGATGATACTTTTAAGAATGCAAAAGTAAGCGCAACCATCCAAACAGATTCTATTGACACAAATAATGATGACAGAGACGCTCACTTAAAAAGCGCAGACTTTTTCAATGCTGAGCAAAACCCAACGATTACTTTTGAAAGTTCTTCTTTAGCAGATGATGTAACAGGACATTTGACCATCAATGGTGTAACTAAGCCTGTACAATTAGAAGTTGAATTTGGTGGAATCAACCAAGACCCTTGGGGAAACACTAAAGCTGGATTTACTTTTGAAGGAAAAATCAAAAGAAGTGATTTCGGTCTAAACTGGAATGCAGCCTTAGAAACCGGCGGTGTTTTAGTAAGCGATGATGTAAAAATCGCTGGAGAATTACAATTTGTAAAAGGATAA
- the ygiD gene encoding 4,5-DOPA-extradiol-dioxygenase — protein sequence MNINVLEYISEQLPKSEKMPVLFLGHGSPMNAIEENQFVRGFREISKKIPTPNAILCISAHWYTKGTYVTSGEIQKTIHDFYGFPQELFEVEYPAKGNPELAKETAELLAPTSVIETDSWGLDHGAWSVIKHLYPSANIPVIQMSIDYTQPAQYHFDLAKKLQKLREKGILIIGSGNVVHNLRMIDWKNINTIGAGWDWAIEARAKTNEWILDGNFQNLIHFEKQGAALQNAIPTPDHYLPLIYTLGLKEKSDNISLFNDELIGGSLSMTSVYID from the coding sequence ATGAACATCAACGTATTAGAATACATTTCTGAACAATTGCCAAAAAGCGAGAAAATGCCAGTTCTATTTTTAGGACATGGCTCGCCAATGAATGCAATAGAAGAAAACCAATTTGTAAGAGGTTTTAGAGAAATTTCTAAGAAAATTCCTACTCCTAATGCTATTTTGTGTATTTCTGCGCATTGGTACACCAAAGGGACCTATGTAACTTCGGGAGAAATTCAGAAAACGATTCATGATTTTTATGGATTCCCGCAAGAACTTTTCGAGGTAGAATATCCCGCAAAAGGAAATCCTGAATTAGCCAAAGAAACCGCAGAACTTTTGGCACCAACTTCTGTAATAGAAACCGATAGTTGGGGACTGGATCATGGAGCGTGGAGTGTGATTAAACACTTATATCCTTCTGCGAACATTCCTGTGATTCAGATGAGTATAGATTACACTCAGCCTGCTCAATATCATTTTGATTTGGCTAAAAAATTACAAAAATTAAGAGAAAAAGGAATTCTGATTATCGGAAGCGGAAACGTAGTTCATAACCTAAGAATGATTGACTGGAAAAACATCAATACCATTGGTGCTGGTTGGGACTGGGCAATAGAAGCTAGAGCTAAAACGAATGAATGGATTCTTGATGGAAATTTTCAGAATTTAATTCATTTTGAAAAACAAGGTGCAGCTTTACAAAATGCAATTCCTACTCCTGATCATTATTTACCCCTAATTTACACACTTGGTTTGAAAGAAAAAAGCGACAACATATCACTTTTTAACGACGAACTCATCGGTGGAAGTCTAAGCATGACGAGTGTTTACATAGACTAA